From a region of the Candidatus Brocadia sp. genome:
- the cobK gene encoding precorrin-6A reductase translates to MILVLSGTEEGKEIVRRLHNEGLSLLTTVATEYGRKIFEQVGLETLCLQGRLDAQGFSRLIKEKGIDTVVDATHPYAIEVSQNAMDACKKTGVRYLRFEREGIPIPTHPLIHNVKTMTEAVDKSRTLGKTIFLTTGISSVARFIILKDEKELYVRILPVPEHISLCLDMGIPATHVIAMHGPFSEDLNRAMFKQCQINTMVTKDSGDVGGVLEKVNAALNEEIDTIIIERPRLDFPQKYSSIDELVNAVKIN, encoded by the coding sequence ATGATCCTTGTGTTATCGGGCACCGAAGAAGGCAAAGAGATCGTCAGGAGACTCCATAATGAAGGGCTGAGCCTTTTGACAACCGTTGCAACGGAATATGGCAGAAAGATCTTTGAACAGGTGGGACTGGAAACCTTGTGTTTGCAGGGCCGTTTGGATGCACAGGGGTTTTCACGGCTCATCAAGGAAAAGGGCATAGATACCGTGGTGGATGCCACGCACCCCTATGCGATTGAGGTATCCCAGAATGCAATGGACGCCTGTAAAAAAACCGGCGTTCGTTACCTGCGTTTCGAACGGGAGGGGATACCGATTCCGACCCACCCACTTATCCACAACGTAAAGACTATGACAGAGGCTGTAGACAAGTCCAGGACTCTTGGCAAAACAATATTTCTAACAACGGGCATATCGAGCGTGGCGAGATTTATCATCCTGAAGGATGAAAAGGAATTGTATGTGCGCATCCTGCCCGTGCCAGAGCACATTTCCTTATGTCTGGATATGGGGATTCCCGCCACTCACGTTATCGCCATGCATGGCCCGTTCTCAGAGGATTTAAACCGGGCAATGTTCAAACAGTGTCAAATCAATACGATGGTGACCAAAGACAGTGGCGATGTGGGAGGCGTGCTTGAAAAGGTCAATGCCGCGCTCAACGAGGAGATAGACACAATCATTATCGAGAGACCCAGACTAGATTTTCCCCAAAAATATTCGTCGATAGATGAGTTAGTAAATGCGGTTAAAATTAATTAG